From Apium graveolens cultivar Ventura chromosome 9, ASM990537v1, whole genome shotgun sequence, the proteins below share one genomic window:
- the LOC141686263 gene encoding uncharacterized protein LOC141686263, whose translation MQLQYPVLFPWGDDGFHTKISLKKIKARNKVVTENESDEHERKNREYVSMKEYYNYKLMIRPLEGLTPHLGGRLWQQYVVDAFTAVEQYRLDWISRNQTTIRSDLYSSVRDALRKGDNDPDYVGKCIILPASFTGSPRYMSQYFKDSLALCRVIGHPTLFLTMTCNSKWPEIKEMMKHLPGVDVCDAPDIVTRVFKLKLEQLIEMIKKKNYFGRCIGKTGLPHCHMLIWLHPDDRPKNTDQIDALVSTEIPDKNKDPVGYAAVKNYMIHGPCGQDYTYSPCMVKGKCMRHFPKRYNVNTCFDDCGFPGYRRRSTAARINVKGTDLDNQYVVPFNRDLLVMFQCHINLEICNNSRSLKYLFKYCLKGHDHATMMLKKSKATASAGTRTLRKSLDEVQHYLSGRYVCASEASWRIFGFDIHSRWPSVDRLPVHLPDQKYVSFKTGESLHKVCDRATTKHTKLEVWFIANKEIPRAREFTYSEFPSQFTWLPRECKWKERQRGDVVGRLSEVHAIAGDLLYLRMLLMRRKGCLTFEDIRTVNGHVYDSFKETCAALGLLQDDRQWHEAMVENSESSFPNQLREMFVNILAYCSVTDPLALWNEHWRCMSGDIEHNRRRVMQDNNIRLSEFDIKNYALAEIEKLLNDVGKTLKDYPTMPFPPDLFRCTDQNQLIIEETSYNKAEMKEQHDINYDKLNVEQKQVYHSILDSIETEKGGLFFVYGSGGCGKTFHWQTICCHLRSENKIVLSVASFGISATLLPGGRTAHSRFHIPLKLDHQSTTGIKHGTDIAELLHHTSLIIWDEAHMQHRYSFECVDRSLRDIMSSVDPGRSNEPFGGITVVFGGDFRQILPVILKATRAEVVGATLNASTLWDHCQVFLLKQNMRLYCGNTAEQNKAIKDFSEWQLQVGNGKLDNSISGDNRSSVQFPVPEEYVVRCEDNPIQSLCDIVYPNFNQNLSSHSYLRSRAILTPTNVVVDDVNSVILDKIPGTTHTYLSQDSIEDANVEDNEFDDSFSVEYLNSLNMPCLPKHELKIKVGAAVMLMRNLNQILGLCNGTRMVVTGCKKNSIECQSLTGAHVGRKHLIP comes from the exons GACTTACTCCTCATCTTGGTGGAAGGTTATGGCAGCAGTATGTTGTTGATGCTTTTACTGCTGTTGAACAGTACAGGCTAGATTGGATTAGCAGAAACCAAACAACAATTAGATCTGACCTTTATTCTTCTGTTCGTGATGCACTCCGTAAAGGGGACAACGATCCAGATTATGTTGGGAAATGTATAATCCTGCCTGCATCATTTACCGGATCTCCAAGGTACATGTCCCAATACTTTAAGGACTCTTTAGCACTTTGTCGTGTTATTGGACATCCAACATTATTCTTAACAATGACATGTAACTCCAAGTGGCCTGAAATTAAAGAAATGATGAAGCACTTGCCCGGAGTTGACGTTTGCGATGCCCCTGATATTGTTACCAGGGTATTTAAGCTAAAGCTTGAACAACTTATTGAAATGATCAAGAAGAAAAATTATTTTGGCAGGTGTATAGGAA AAACGGGTTTACCACATTGCCACATGCTGATATGGTTGCATCCAGATGACAGACCAAAGAATACAGACCAGATTGATGCGTTGGTGTCCACTGAGATTCCTGACAAAAATAAAGATCCTGTGGGATATGCAGCTGTTAAGAACTATATGATACATGGACCATGCGGACAAGATTATACATATTCTCCGTGTATGGTGAAAGGGAAGTGCATGCGTCATTTTCCCAAGAG GTACAATGTGAATACGTGTTTTGACGACTGTGGATTTCCTGGTTATCGGCGACGCAGTACTGCTGCACGTATTAATGTGAAAGGAACGGATCTAGACAATCAATATGTCGTGCCATTTAATAGAGATTTATTAGTTATGTTCCAGTGCCATATAAATTTGGAGATATGCAACAACTCCAGGTCTTTGAAGTACTTATTTAAGTATTGTTTAAAAGGACATGATCATGCAACAATGATGCTTAAAAAAAGTAAGGCAACTGCTTCAGCTGGTACACGTACATTACGTAAATCTCTTGATGAGGTGCAACACTATCTTAGCGGAAGATATGTATGTGCTTCTGAAGCATCTTGGAGAATTTTTGGCTTTGACATCCATTCACGATGGCCTTCTGTTGACCGTTTGCCAGTGCACCTTCCAGATCAAAAATACGTTAGTTTCAAGACTGGAGAATCTTTGCATAAAGTTTGTGATCGTGCTACTACAAAGCATACTAAGTTGGAGGTTTGGTTtatagcaaacaaagaaataccCCGTGCCCGAGAATTTACATATTCGGAGTTCCCAAGCCAATTTACTTGGCTTCCCAGAGAATGCAAATGGAAAGAAAGACAAAGAGGTGATGTTGTGGGGAGACTATCAGAGGTACACGCAATTGCAGGGGACTTGCTGTATCTTCGAATGTTGCTAATGCGCAGGAAAGGCTGTTTGACATTTGAAGATATTCGAACTGTCAATGGTCATGTTTATGACAGTTTTAAAGAAACATGTGCAGCTCTTGGATTGCTCCAGGATGACCGCCAATGGCATGAGGCAATGGTAGAGAATTCTGAATCATCTTTTCCCAACCAATTACGTGAAATGTTTGTCAATATACTGGCCTATTGTTCTGTAACTGATCCACTTGCTTTATGGAATGAACATTGGAGATGTATGTCAGGTGATATTGAACATAATCGAAGACGGGTCATGCAAGACAACAACATACGTCTCTCTGAATTTGATATAAAAAATTATGCTCTTGCAG AAATAGAGAAGCTATTGAATGATGTAGGCAAAACTTTGAAAGATTACCCAACAATGCCATTCCCGCCCGATTTATTTAGATGTACGGACCAAAATCAACTTATTATTGAGGAAACATCATATAATAAGGCTGAGATGAAAGAGCAGCATGATATTAACTATGATAAACTGAACGTGGAGCAGAAGCAAGTTTATCATTCTATTCTTGATAGCATCGAGACTGAAAAGGGGGGTTTGTTTTTTGTTTATGGCTCGGGAGGTTGTGGCAAAACTTTTCATTGGCAAACTATATGTTGTCATTTGCGTTCTGAGAATAAAATAGTACTATCTGTAGCATCTTTCGGAATTTCCGCCACACTGCTACCTGGTGGAAGAACAGCGCATTCACGATTTCACATCCCTCTTAAACTAGATCATCAATCTACAACTGGAATTAAGCATGGAACGGATATTGCAGAACTATTGCATCATACCAGTCTGATCATATGGGACGAGGCTCATATGCAACATCGTTACTCTTTTGAATGTGTTGACCGGAGTTTGCGTGATATAATGTCATCGGTAGACCCTGGTAGATCAAACGAACCATTTGGCGGTATTACAGTAGTATTTGGTGGAGATTTTAGACAGATCCTTCCGGTTATACTGAAAGCTACAAGAGCTGAAGTTGTTGGAGCTACGCTGAATGCATCTACATTATGGGATCATTGCCAGGTTTTTTTGCTGAAACAAAACATGCGTCTATATTGTGGAAATACGGCTGAACAGAACAAAGCGATAAAAGATTTTAGTGAATGGCAGCTACAGGTTGGCAATGGAAAGTTGGATAATTCTATTAGTGGTGATAACAGGTCTTCAGTACAATTTCCAGTTCCTGAAGAGTATGTTGTTCGTTGTGAAGATAATCCAATTCAAAGTCTTTGTGATATCGTATATCCAAATTTTAACCAGAATTTATCCTCTCATTCCTACCTAAGGTCCAGGGCCATTCTTACTCCCACAAATGTTGTTGTTGATGATGTAAATTCAGTTATTCTAGACAAAATTCCAGGTACGACACACACATACCTTAGTCAGGATTCTATTGAGGATGCCAATGTCGAAGATAATGAATTTGATGACTCATTCTCTGTCGAATATCTTAATTCACTTAATATGCCATGCCTCCCTAAACACGAATTAAAGATAAAAGTTGGAGCCGCTGTTATGCTTATGAGAAACCTAAACCAGATTCTTGGACTGTGCAATGGTACTCGAATGGTGGTTACAGGTTGTAAAAAAAACAGCATAGAGTGTCAAAGTCTAACTGGAGCACATGTTGGTAGGAAACATCTTATTCCCTGA